One region of Carya illinoinensis cultivar Pawnee chromosome 8, C.illinoinensisPawnee_v1, whole genome shotgun sequence genomic DNA includes:
- the LOC122318150 gene encoding transcription factor bHLH80-like yields the protein MQPTLPGTSGSTGGGELSRVRLPRFRSAPATWLEALLEEEEDEEDDDDPLKPNLTLTQLLATSNSCTPTPTSRQDSATFTSSSVDPGLFDSGSPSVFFRQNSSPAQLLANSGVRPEGYFSNFGIPPNYNYVSHNIDTPPGSKRTREVEAQNLTAAKFPSQLKEEQSNQGPAGVGSLIDMEMERLLEDSVPCRVRAKRGCATHPRSIAERVRRTRISDRIRKLQELVPNMDKQTNTADMLEEAVEYVKFLQKQIQELSEHRQKCKCIAKD from the exons ATGCAACCGACGCTTCCCGGTACAAGTGGCAGCACCGGTGGCGGTGAACTGAGTCGAGTTAGACTCCCCCGGTTCCGCTCTGCTCCAGCCACCTGGTTAGAGGCACTTctcgaggaagaagaagatgaagaagacgaCGACGACCCATTGAAGCCCAACCTCACTTTAACTCAGTTACTTGCGACTTCCAACTCCTGCACACCCACACCCACTTCCAGACAGGACTCTGCTACCTTTACTTCTTCCTCCGTCGATCCGGGCCTCTTTGACTCCGGTTCTCCCTCCGTCTTCTTCAGGCAGAACAGCTCTCCAGCTCAGTTGCTTGCCAATTCGGGTGTTAGGCCTGAAGGGTACTTTTCCAACTTCGGTATTCCACCAAACTACAACTATGTGTCGCACAATATTGACACTCCTCCCGGGAGTAAGCGGACGAGGGAGGTCGAAGCGCAGAACTTAACTGCAGCAAAGTTTCCATCTCAGCTG AAAGAGGAGCAAAGCAATCAGGGGCCTGCTGGGGTGGGTAGTTTGATAGATATGGAGATGGAAAGGCTTTTGGAGGATTCAGTTCCGTGCCGAGTTCGGGCGAAGCGAGGTTGTGCCACACACCCTCGGAGCATTGCAGAGAGG GTTCGAAGGACTCGAATCAGTGATCGCATAAGGAAACTTCAGGAGCTGGTGCCCAACATGGATAAG CAAACAAACACTGCAGATATGTTAGAAGAGGCAGTAGAGTATGTTAAGTTTCTTCAGAAGCAGATTC